Proteins encoded by one window of Nitrospiria bacterium:
- the uvrB gene encoding excinuclease ABC subunit UvrB: MERFKLCADFAPKGDQGKAIAALSEGILRNEKHQVLLGVTGSGKTFTMANVIERVQRPTLVIVHNKTLAAQLYHEFRTFFPENAVAYFVSYYDYYQPEAYLPQTDTYIEKDASINDAIDRMRHAATSALFERNDVIIVASVSCIYGLGSPEAYHGMLLYLEEGMAIDREAILRKLVEIQYERNDYDLRRGTFRVRGDILEVFPASSESHAVRIEQFGDTVEALSEIDPLRGEVLRRLPKVAVYPSSHYVIPPDRFRQALEGIEAELEERIRFFRNNGQLLEAQRIDQRTRFDLEMIREVGYCHGIENYSRHLSGRRPGDPPPTLLDYFPSNYLLIIDESHATVPQIGGMYEGDRSRKKNLVEYGFRLPSAFDNRPLTFEEFERHMNQVVYVSATPGPYELERSRDRVVEQIIRPTGLMDPSITVRPAKGQVDHLLGEIKKRVARQERILVTTLTKRMAEDLAEYYHELGLKVRYLHSEVQTLERNEIIRDLRLGTFDVLIGINLLREGLDLPEVSLVAILDADKEGYLRSYRSLIQTAGRAARNVAGEVILYADAVTESMRQAMGETERRRKIQFEFNRVHGITPETIKKGIPKTLYEISEADYVTVPAVAEEAEGYVPLSEIPQIVRSLEKEMRAAAKELKFEKAAELRDRIRKLKEMELGVK; the protein is encoded by the coding sequence ATGGAACGATTCAAACTTTGCGCGGACTTCGCTCCCAAGGGCGACCAGGGGAAGGCTATCGCGGCCTTGTCCGAGGGGATCCTGCGGAATGAAAAACATCAAGTGCTCTTGGGCGTGACGGGATCGGGCAAAACCTTTACCATGGCCAACGTGATCGAACGGGTCCAGCGGCCGACCCTGGTGATCGTTCACAACAAGACACTGGCCGCGCAGCTCTACCACGAATTCCGGACGTTTTTTCCCGAGAACGCCGTCGCCTATTTTGTCAGCTACTACGATTATTACCAGCCGGAGGCCTATCTTCCCCAGACCGACACCTACATCGAGAAAGACGCGTCGATCAACGATGCCATCGACCGGATGCGCCATGCCGCCACGAGCGCGCTGTTCGAGCGGAACGACGTGATCATCGTGGCGTCGGTCTCCTGCATCTACGGCCTCGGTTCGCCGGAAGCCTACCACGGGATGTTGCTGTACCTGGAAGAGGGGATGGCCATCGACCGCGAGGCCATCCTCCGGAAACTGGTCGAGATCCAGTATGAGCGAAACGACTACGATCTGCGACGGGGGACCTTCCGGGTGCGCGGGGATATCCTCGAGGTCTTCCCGGCCTCCTCCGAGAGCCACGCCGTCCGGATCGAGCAGTTCGGCGACACCGTGGAGGCCCTCTCCGAGATCGATCCGCTGCGGGGGGAAGTCCTTCGGCGCCTCCCCAAAGTGGCGGTCTACCCCAGCAGCCATTACGTGATCCCGCCGGATCGGTTCCGGCAGGCCCTCGAAGGGATCGAGGCCGAATTGGAGGAGCGGATCCGGTTTTTCCGGAACAACGGCCAGCTCCTGGAAGCCCAGCGGATCGATCAGCGGACGCGGTTCGATCTGGAGATGATCCGGGAAGTGGGATACTGCCATGGGATCGAGAATTATTCCCGGCACCTCTCCGGCCGCCGTCCGGGCGATCCGCCGCCGACCCTCCTGGATTACTTTCCCTCGAACTACCTCCTGATCATCGACGAGAGCCACGCGACGGTTCCGCAGATCGGGGGGATGTACGAGGGCGACCGGTCCCGCAAGAAAAACCTGGTGGAGTACGGGTTCCGTCTGCCGTCGGCCTTCGACAACCGGCCGCTGACCTTCGAGGAGTTCGAACGTCACATGAACCAGGTCGTTTACGTCTCGGCCACGCCCGGTCCGTATGAGCTTGAGCGCAGCCGGGACCGCGTCGTCGAGCAGATCATTCGGCCGACCGGGCTGATGGATCCCTCCATCACGGTCCGGCCGGCCAAAGGTCAAGTGGATCATCTTCTGGGCGAGATCAAAAAACGGGTGGCCCGTCAGGAACGGATCCTGGTGACGACGTTGACGAAGCGGATGGCCGAGGATCTCGCCGAGTATTATCATGAATTGGGCCTGAAGGTGCGCTATCTGCATTCCGAGGTCCAGACGCTGGAGCGCAACGAGATCATACGGGATCTGCGCCTGGGAACGTTCGACGTCCTGATCGGAATCAATCTTCTGCGGGAGGGGCTGGATCTGCCCGAGGTGTCGCTGGTGGCGATCCTGGATGCCGACAAGGAAGGCTACCTGCGGTCCTACCGGTCCCTGATCCAGACCGCGGGGCGGGCGGCCCGCAACGTGGCCGGGGAGGTGATCCTGTACGCGGATGCCGTGACCGAGTCGATGCGACAGGCCATGGGCGAGACGGAGCGTCGTCGGAAAATCCAATTCGAGTTCAATCGGGTTCACGGCATCACGCCCGAGACGATCAAGAAGGGGATTCCAAAAACGCTGTACGAGATTTCCGAGGCCGATTACGTCACCGTTCCGGCGGTCGCTGAGGAAGCGGAGGGCTACGTTCCCTTGAGCGAGATCCCGCAAATCGTCCGCAGTCTGGAAAAGGAGATGAGGGCGGCGGCGAAGGAGTTGAAGTTTGAAAAAGCGGCCGAGCTCCGCGACCGGATCCGCAAGCTGAAGGAGATGGAGCTGGGGGTGAAATGA